One window from the genome of Balaenoptera musculus isolate JJ_BM4_2016_0621 chromosome 3, mBalMus1.pri.v3, whole genome shotgun sequence encodes:
- the ZNF622 gene encoding zinc finger protein 622 isoform X2: protein MATYTCNTCRALLDDTEAQRAHYKTDWHRYNLRRKVAGMAPVGAEGFQERVRAQRALAEPESKGAATYCSVCSKKFASFKAYENHLRSRRHVELEKQAVSRQVAILNEKNLEKGLGVDSVDKDAVNAAIQQVIKAQPSTSPKEAAPAPEAESRSPVTVAAGGRGTQQRDPAEKPPRLQWFEQQAKKLAERDGEEESEEDLDADDWEDIDSDEELECEDAEATEEEEEEEEEEAEEEAAGGSTPLGAIPVTDCLFCPHHSSSLTKNVAHMTKVHSFFIPDVEYLSDLKGLIKYLGEKVGVGKVCLWCNERGKSFYSTDAVQAHMNDRSHCKLFTDGDALLEFADFYDFRSSYPGHREGEDADETEDSPPERALEYDDDTMELLLPSGAALVRQRDMQYVQRMKSKWMLKMGMKNNATKQMHFRPQVLF from the exons ATGGCGACCTACACCTGCAACACCTGCCGGGCGCTGTTGGACGACACGGAGGCGCAGCGGGCCCACTACAAGACGGACTGGCACCGCTACAACCTGAGGCGCAAAGTGGCCGGCATGGCCCCGGTCGGCGCCGAGGGCTTCCAGGAGCGGGTGCGGGCGCAGCGGGCCCTGGCGGAGCCGGAGAGCAAGGGCGCGGCCACCTACTGCAGCGTCTGCAGTAAGAAGTTTGCCTCCTTCAAGGCCTACGAAAACCATCTGAGGTCCCGGCGGCACGTGGAGCTGGAGAAGCAGGCGGTGAGTCGGCAAGTGGCGATCCTGAATGAGAAGAACTTGGAGAAAGGGCTGGGCGTGGACAGTGTGGACAAGGATGCGGTGAACGCGGCCATCCAGCAGGTCATCAAGGCTCAGCCGTCCACGTCTCCCAAGGAGGCGGCCCCAGCGCCCGAGGCGGAGTCCCGGAGTCCCGTGACCGTGGCCGCTGGAGGACGTGGGACTCAGCAGCGAGACCCGGCCGAGAAACCTCCCCGGCTGCAGTGGTTTGAACAGCAGGCGAAGAAGTTGGCCGAACGGGACGGGGAGGAGGAGAGTGAGGAGGACCTGGATGCAGATG ACTGGGAGGATATCGATTCTGATGAGGAACTGGAATGTGAGGATGCTGAGGccacggaggaggaggaggaggaggaggaggaggaggcagaggaggaagcgGCTGGAGGCAGCACCCCACTTGGTGCCATCCCCGTCACGGACTGCTTATTTTGTCCCCATCATTCGAGCTCCCTCACGAAGAATGTGGCTCATATGACTAAAGTCCACAGCTTCTTCATTCCTGATGTAGAGTATCTTTCAGATCTTAAGGGACTGATTAAATATTTGG GAGAGAAGGTTGGTGTGGGGAAGGTTTGCTTGTGGTGCAACGAGAGGGGGAAGTCGTTCTACTCCACGGACGCTGTGCAGGCTCACATGAATGACAGGAGTCACTGCAAGCTCTTCACAGATGGCGATGCTCTTTTGGAATTTGCAGACTTCTATGATTTTAG GAGTAGCTACCCGGGTCACAGGGAAGGGGAGGACGCCGACGAGACTGAGGACTCGCCCCCAGAAAGGGCCCTGGAGTACGATGACGACACCATGGAGCTGCTTCTCCCGTCCG GAGCAGCTCTCGTGCGCCAGCGGGACATGCAGTATGTCCAAAGGATGAAGTCAAAATGGATGCTGAAGATGGGGATGAAGAACAACGCCACCAAGCAGATGCACTTCAGGCCCCAGGTGCTGTTCTGA
- the ZNF622 gene encoding zinc finger protein 622 isoform X1, whose product MATYTCNTCRALLDDTEAQRAHYKTDWHRYNLRRKVAGMAPVGAEGFQERVRAQRALAEPESKGAATYCSVCSKKFASFKAYENHLRSRRHVELEKQAVSRQVAILNEKNLEKGLGVDSVDKDAVNAAIQQVIKAQPSTSPKEAAPAPEAESRSPVTVAAGGRGTQQRDPAEKPPRLQWFEQQAKKLAERDGEEESEEDLDADDWEDIDSDEELECEDAEATEEEEEEEEEEAEEEAAGGSTPLGAIPVTDCLFCPHHSSSLTKNVAHMTKVHSFFIPDVEYLSDLKGLIKYLGEKVGVGKVCLWCNERGKSFYSTDAVQAHMNDRSHCKLFTDGDALLEFADFYDFRSSYPGHREGEDADETEDSPPERALEYDDDTMELLLPSGARVGHRSLMRYYKQRFGLSRAVAVAKNQKAVGRVLQQYRALGYTGSAGAALVRQRDMQYVQRMKSKWMLKMGMKNNATKQMHFRPQVLF is encoded by the exons ATGGCGACCTACACCTGCAACACCTGCCGGGCGCTGTTGGACGACACGGAGGCGCAGCGGGCCCACTACAAGACGGACTGGCACCGCTACAACCTGAGGCGCAAAGTGGCCGGCATGGCCCCGGTCGGCGCCGAGGGCTTCCAGGAGCGGGTGCGGGCGCAGCGGGCCCTGGCGGAGCCGGAGAGCAAGGGCGCGGCCACCTACTGCAGCGTCTGCAGTAAGAAGTTTGCCTCCTTCAAGGCCTACGAAAACCATCTGAGGTCCCGGCGGCACGTGGAGCTGGAGAAGCAGGCGGTGAGTCGGCAAGTGGCGATCCTGAATGAGAAGAACTTGGAGAAAGGGCTGGGCGTGGACAGTGTGGACAAGGATGCGGTGAACGCGGCCATCCAGCAGGTCATCAAGGCTCAGCCGTCCACGTCTCCCAAGGAGGCGGCCCCAGCGCCCGAGGCGGAGTCCCGGAGTCCCGTGACCGTGGCCGCTGGAGGACGTGGGACTCAGCAGCGAGACCCGGCCGAGAAACCTCCCCGGCTGCAGTGGTTTGAACAGCAGGCGAAGAAGTTGGCCGAACGGGACGGGGAGGAGGAGAGTGAGGAGGACCTGGATGCAGATG ACTGGGAGGATATCGATTCTGATGAGGAACTGGAATGTGAGGATGCTGAGGccacggaggaggaggaggaggaggaggaggaggaggcagaggaggaagcgGCTGGAGGCAGCACCCCACTTGGTGCCATCCCCGTCACGGACTGCTTATTTTGTCCCCATCATTCGAGCTCCCTCACGAAGAATGTGGCTCATATGACTAAAGTCCACAGCTTCTTCATTCCTGATGTAGAGTATCTTTCAGATCTTAAGGGACTGATTAAATATTTGG GAGAGAAGGTTGGTGTGGGGAAGGTTTGCTTGTGGTGCAACGAGAGGGGGAAGTCGTTCTACTCCACGGACGCTGTGCAGGCTCACATGAATGACAGGAGTCACTGCAAGCTCTTCACAGATGGCGATGCTCTTTTGGAATTTGCAGACTTCTATGATTTTAG GAGTAGCTACCCGGGTCACAGGGAAGGGGAGGACGCCGACGAGACTGAGGACTCGCCCCCAGAAAGGGCCCTGGAGTACGATGACGACACCATGGAGCTGCTTCTCCCGTCCG GTGCCAGAGTGGGTCATCGCTCCTTGATGAGATACTACAAACAGCGGTTTGGCTTGTCACGAGCCGTGGCAGTTGCTAAGAATCAGAAGGCCGTGGGCCGGGTCCTGCAGCAGTACAGAGCCCTGGGATATACTGGCAGCGCAG GAGCAGCTCTCGTGCGCCAGCGGGACATGCAGTATGTCCAAAGGATGAAGTCAAAATGGATGCTGAAGATGGGGATGAAGAACAACGCCACCAAGCAGATGCACTTCAGGCCCCAGGTGCTGTTCTGA